In the genome of Neofelis nebulosa isolate mNeoNeb1 chromosome 6, mNeoNeb1.pri, whole genome shotgun sequence, one region contains:
- the SCUBE3 gene encoding signal peptide, CUB and EGF-like domain-containing protein 3 isoform X1, which produces MGSGRVPGLCLLVLLVHARAAQHSKAAQDVDECVEGTDNCHIDAICQNTPRSYKCICKSGYTGDGKHCKDVDECEREDNAGCVHDCVNIPGNYRCTCYDGFHLAHDGHNCLDVDECAEGNGGCQQSCVNMMGSYECHCREGFFLSDNQHTCIQRPEEGMNCMNKNHGCAHICRETPKGGIACECRPGFELTKNQRDCKLTCNYGNGGCQHTCDDTEQGPRCGCHVKFVLHTDGKTCIGERRLEQHIPPQAVSNETCAVNNGGCDSKCHDAATGVHCSCPVGFMLQPDRKTCKDIDECRLNNGGCDHICRNTVGSFECSCKKGYKLLINERNCQDIDECSFDRTCDHICVNTPGSFQCLCHHGYLLYGVTHCGDVDECSINRGGCRFGCINTPGSYQCTCPAGQGRLHWNGKDCTEPVKCQSSPGASKAMLSCNRSGKKDTCALTCPSRARFLPESENGFTVSCGTPSPRATPARAGHTGNSTNSNHCHEAAVLSVKQRASFKIKDAKCRLHLRNKGKTEEASRIPGPGGAPCSDCQITFIHLKCDSSRKGKGRRARTPPGKEVTRLTLELEAEVRAEETTAGCGLPCLRQRMERRLKGSLKMLRKSINQDRFLLRLAGLDYELAHKPGPGAGERAEPAEACRPGQHRAGAKCVSCPQGTYYHGQTEQCVPCPAGTFQEREGQLSCDLCPGSDAHGPLGATNVTTCAGQCSPGQYSIDGFKPCQPCPRGTYQPEAGRTLCFPCGGGLTTKHEGAISFQDCDTKVQCSPGHYYNTTIHRCIRCAMGSYQPDFRQNFCTRCPGNTSTDFDGSTSVAQCKSTWQAKLWKKGQRDRQCGGELGEFTGYIESPNYPGNYPAGVECVWNINPPPKRKILIVVPEIFLPSEDECGDVLVMRKNSSPSSITTYETCQTYERPIAFTARSRKLWINFKTSEANSARGFQIPYVTYDEDYEQLVEDIVRDGRLYASENHQEILKDKKLIKAFFEVLAHPQNYFKYTEKHKEMLPKSFIKLLRSKVSSFLRPYK; this is translated from the exons ATGGGCTCGGGGCGCGTGCCCGGGCTCTGCCTGCTCGTCCTGCTGGTCCACGCCCGCGCCGCCCAGCACAGCAAAGCCGCGCAAG ATGTGGACGAATGTGTGGAGGGAACCGACAACTGCCACATTGATGCTATCTGCCAGAACACCCCACGGTCGTACAAGTGCATCTGCAAGTCTGGCTACACAGGGGATGGTAAACACTGCAAAG ATGTGGATGAGTGTGAACGAGAAGATAATGCAGGTTGTGTGCATGACTGTGTCAACATCCCTGGAAATTACCGATGCACCTGCTATGATGGATTCCACCTGGCACATGATGGACACAACTGTCTgg ATGTGGACGAGTGTGCCGAGGGCAATGGTGGCTGTCAGCAGAGCTGTGTCAACATGATGGGCAGCTATGAGTGCCACTGCCGGGAGGGCTTCTTCCTCAGCGACAACCAGCACACCTGCATCCAGCGGCCAGAAG aAGGAATGAATTGCATGAACAAGAACCATGGCTGTGCTCACATTTGCCGGGAGACACCCAAAGGTGGTATTGCCTGTGAATGCCGCCCTGGCTTCGAACTCACCAAGAACCAACGGGACTGTAAAT TGACATGCAACTATGGTAATGGTGGCTGCCAGCACACGTGCGATGACACAGAGCAGGGTCCCCGGTGCGGCTGCCATGTCAAGTTTGTGCTCCATACCGACGGGAAGACATGCATCG GGGAAAGGCGGCTAGAGCAGCACATCCCCCCTCAGGCCGTTTCTAATG AGACCTGTGCTGTCAACAATGGGGGCTGTGACAGTAAGTGCCACGATGCAGCGACGGGTGTCCACTGCAGCTGCCCTGTGGGCTTCATGCTGCAGCCAGACAGGAAGACGTGCAAAG ACATAGATGAGTGCCGCTTGAACAATGGGGGCTGTGACCACATTTGCCGCAACACAGTGGGCAGCTTTGAATGCAGCTGCAAGAAGGGCTATAAGCTTCTCATCAATGAGAGGAACTGCCAGG ATATAGACGAGTGTTCCTTTGATCGAACCTGTGACCACATATGTGTCAACACACCAGGAAGTTTCCAGTGCCTCTGCCATCATGGCTACCTGCTATATGGTGTCACCCACTGTGGGG atGTGGATGAGTGCAGCATCAACCGGGGAGGCTGCCGCTTTGGCTGCATCAACACTCCAGGCAGCTACCAGTGTACCTGCCCCGCAGGCCAGGGCCGGCTGCACTGGAATGGCAAAGATTGCACAG AGCCGGTCAAATGTCAGAGCAGTCCTGGTGCCTCGAAAGCCATGCTCAGCTGCAACCGGTCTGGCAAGAAGGACACCTGTGCCCTGacctgcccctcccgggcccgGTTTTTGCCAG AGTCTGAGAATGGCTTCACGGTGAGCTGtggcacccccagccccagggccactCCAGCCCGAGCTGGCCACACCGGGAACAGCACAAACTCCAACCACTGCCATG AGGCTGCAGTGCTGTCGGTTAAACAGCGGGCCTCCTTCAAGATCAAGGACGCCAAATGCCGTTTGCACctgagaaacaaaggcaaaacgGAGGAGGCCAGCAGAATCCCGGGACCAG GTGGTGCCCCCTGCTCTGACTGCCAGATCACCTTTATCCACCTCAAGTGTGACTCCTCTCGGAAGGGCAAGGGCCGGCGGGCCCGGACCCCTCCAGGCAAGGAAGTCACTCGGCTCACCCTGGAACTGGAGGCAGAGGTCAGAGCCGAAGAAACCACAG CTGGCTGTGGACTGCCTTGCCTCCGACAGCGAATGGAACGGCGGCTGAAAGGGTCCCTGAAGATGCTCAGAAAGTCCATCAACCAGGACCGCTTCCTGCTGCGCCTGGCAGGCCTTGATTATGAACTGGCCCACAAGCCGGGCCCAGGAGCTGGGGAGCGAGCTGAGCCAGCAGAGGCCTGTAGGCCTGGGCAGCACCGTGCTGGGGCTAAGTGTG TCAGCTGCCCGCAGGGAACGTATTACCACGGCCAGACGGAGCAGTGTGTGCCATGCCCAGCGGGCACCTTccaggagagagaagggcagcTCTCCTGCGACCTTTGCCCTGGGAGTGATGCCCACGGGCCTCTCGGAGCCACCAACGTCACCACGTGTGCAG GTCAGTGCTCTCCTGGCCAATACTCcattgatgggttcaagccctgccagCCATGTCCACGCGGCACGTACCAACCTGAAGCAGGACGGACCCTGTGCTTCCCTTGTGGTGGGGGCCTCACCACCAAGCATGAGGGAGCCATCTCCTTCCAAGACTGTGACACCAAAG TCCAGTGCTCCCCTGGTCACTACTACAACACCACCATCCATCGCTGTATCCGCTGTGCTATGGGCTCCTATCAGCCTGACTTCCGTCAGAACTTCTGCACCCGCTGTCCAGGAAATACAAGCACTGACTTTGATGGCTCCACCAGTGTGGCCCAGTGCAAGAGTACGTGGCAGGCCAAGCTGTggaaaaaggggcagagag ATCGCCAGTGCGGTGGGGAGCTGGGTGAGTTCACTGGCTATATCGAGTCCCCCAACTACCCAGGCAACTACCCAGCTGGCGTGGAGTGCGTCTGGAACATCAACCCCCCACCCAAGCGCAAGATCCTTATCGTGGTACCCGAGATCTTCCTGCCATCTGAGGATGAGTGTGGGGACGTCCTCGTCATGAGAAAGAACT cctccccatCCTCCATTACCACCTATGAGACCTGCCAGACCTATGAGCGCCCCATTGCTTTCACGGCCCGCTCCAGGAAGCTCTGGATCAACTTCAAGACGAGCGAGGCCAACAGTGCTCGTGGCTTCCAGATCCCCTACGTCACCTATGATG AGGACTACGAGCAGCTAGTAGAAGACATTGTTCGAGATGGCCGGCTCTATGCGTCTGAAAACCACCAGGAGATTTTAAAG GACAAGAAGCTCATCAAGGCCTTCTTCGAGGTGCTGGCCCACCCCCAGAACTACTTCAAGTATACAGAGAAACACAAGGAGATGCTGCCAAAATCCTTCATCAAGCTACTCCGCTCCAAAGTTTCCAGCTTCCTGAGGCCCTACAAATAG
- the SCUBE3 gene encoding signal peptide, CUB and EGF-like domain-containing protein 3 isoform X6, with protein MGSGRVPGLCLLVLLVHARAAQHSKAAQDVDECVEGTDNCHIDAICQNTPRSYKCICKSGYTGDGKHCKDVDECEREDNAGCVHDCVNIPGNYRCTCYDGFHLAHDGHNCLDVDECAEGNGGCQQSCVNMMGSYECHCREGFFLSDNQHTCIQRPEEGMNCMNKNHGCAHICRETPKGGIACECRPGFELTKNQRDCKLTCNYGNGGCQHTCDDTEQGPRCGCHVKFVLHTDGKTCIGERRLEQHIPPQAVSNETCAVNNGGCDSKCHDAATGVHCSCPVGFMLQPDRKTCKDIDECRLNNGGCDHICRNTVGSFECSCKKGYKLLINERNCQDIDECSFDRTCDHICVNTPGSFQCLCHHGYLLYGVTHCGDVDECSINRGGCRFGCINTPGSYQCTCPAGQGRLHWNGKDCTEPVKCQSSPGASKAMLSCNRSGKKDTCALTCPSRARFLPEAAVLSVKQRASFKIKDAKCRLHLRNKGKTEEASRIPGPGGAPCSDCQITFIHLKCDSSRKGKGRRARTPPGKEVTRLTLELEAEVRAEETTAGCGLPCLRQRMERRLKGSLKMLRKSINQDRFLLRLAGLDYELAHKPGPGAGERAEPAEACRPGQHRAGAKCVSCPQGTYYHGQTEQCVPCPAGTFQEREGQLSCDLCPGSDAHGPLGATNVTTCAGQCSPGQYSIDGFKPCQPCPRGTYQPEAGRTLCFPCGGGLTTKHEGAISFQDCDTKVQCSPGHYYNTTIHRCIRCAMGSYQPDFRQNFCTRCPGNTSTDFDGSTSVAQCKSTWQAKLWKKGQRDRQCGGELGEFTGYIESPNYPGNYPAGVECVWNINPPPKRKILIVVPEIFLPSEDECGDVLVMRKNSSPSSITTYETCQTYERPIAFTARSRKLWINFKTSEANSARGFQIPYVTYDEDYEQLVEDIVRDGRLYASENHQEILKDKKLIKAFFEVLAHPQNYFKYTEKHKEMLPKSFIKLLRSKVSSFLRPYK; from the exons ATGGGCTCGGGGCGCGTGCCCGGGCTCTGCCTGCTCGTCCTGCTGGTCCACGCCCGCGCCGCCCAGCACAGCAAAGCCGCGCAAG ATGTGGACGAATGTGTGGAGGGAACCGACAACTGCCACATTGATGCTATCTGCCAGAACACCCCACGGTCGTACAAGTGCATCTGCAAGTCTGGCTACACAGGGGATGGTAAACACTGCAAAG ATGTGGATGAGTGTGAACGAGAAGATAATGCAGGTTGTGTGCATGACTGTGTCAACATCCCTGGAAATTACCGATGCACCTGCTATGATGGATTCCACCTGGCACATGATGGACACAACTGTCTgg ATGTGGACGAGTGTGCCGAGGGCAATGGTGGCTGTCAGCAGAGCTGTGTCAACATGATGGGCAGCTATGAGTGCCACTGCCGGGAGGGCTTCTTCCTCAGCGACAACCAGCACACCTGCATCCAGCGGCCAGAAG aAGGAATGAATTGCATGAACAAGAACCATGGCTGTGCTCACATTTGCCGGGAGACACCCAAAGGTGGTATTGCCTGTGAATGCCGCCCTGGCTTCGAACTCACCAAGAACCAACGGGACTGTAAAT TGACATGCAACTATGGTAATGGTGGCTGCCAGCACACGTGCGATGACACAGAGCAGGGTCCCCGGTGCGGCTGCCATGTCAAGTTTGTGCTCCATACCGACGGGAAGACATGCATCG GGGAAAGGCGGCTAGAGCAGCACATCCCCCCTCAGGCCGTTTCTAATG AGACCTGTGCTGTCAACAATGGGGGCTGTGACAGTAAGTGCCACGATGCAGCGACGGGTGTCCACTGCAGCTGCCCTGTGGGCTTCATGCTGCAGCCAGACAGGAAGACGTGCAAAG ACATAGATGAGTGCCGCTTGAACAATGGGGGCTGTGACCACATTTGCCGCAACACAGTGGGCAGCTTTGAATGCAGCTGCAAGAAGGGCTATAAGCTTCTCATCAATGAGAGGAACTGCCAGG ATATAGACGAGTGTTCCTTTGATCGAACCTGTGACCACATATGTGTCAACACACCAGGAAGTTTCCAGTGCCTCTGCCATCATGGCTACCTGCTATATGGTGTCACCCACTGTGGGG atGTGGATGAGTGCAGCATCAACCGGGGAGGCTGCCGCTTTGGCTGCATCAACACTCCAGGCAGCTACCAGTGTACCTGCCCCGCAGGCCAGGGCCGGCTGCACTGGAATGGCAAAGATTGCACAG AGCCGGTCAAATGTCAGAGCAGTCCTGGTGCCTCGAAAGCCATGCTCAGCTGCAACCGGTCTGGCAAGAAGGACACCTGTGCCCTGacctgcccctcccgggcccgGTTTTTGCCAG AGGCTGCAGTGCTGTCGGTTAAACAGCGGGCCTCCTTCAAGATCAAGGACGCCAAATGCCGTTTGCACctgagaaacaaaggcaaaacgGAGGAGGCCAGCAGAATCCCGGGACCAG GTGGTGCCCCCTGCTCTGACTGCCAGATCACCTTTATCCACCTCAAGTGTGACTCCTCTCGGAAGGGCAAGGGCCGGCGGGCCCGGACCCCTCCAGGCAAGGAAGTCACTCGGCTCACCCTGGAACTGGAGGCAGAGGTCAGAGCCGAAGAAACCACAG CTGGCTGTGGACTGCCTTGCCTCCGACAGCGAATGGAACGGCGGCTGAAAGGGTCCCTGAAGATGCTCAGAAAGTCCATCAACCAGGACCGCTTCCTGCTGCGCCTGGCAGGCCTTGATTATGAACTGGCCCACAAGCCGGGCCCAGGAGCTGGGGAGCGAGCTGAGCCAGCAGAGGCCTGTAGGCCTGGGCAGCACCGTGCTGGGGCTAAGTGTG TCAGCTGCCCGCAGGGAACGTATTACCACGGCCAGACGGAGCAGTGTGTGCCATGCCCAGCGGGCACCTTccaggagagagaagggcagcTCTCCTGCGACCTTTGCCCTGGGAGTGATGCCCACGGGCCTCTCGGAGCCACCAACGTCACCACGTGTGCAG GTCAGTGCTCTCCTGGCCAATACTCcattgatgggttcaagccctgccagCCATGTCCACGCGGCACGTACCAACCTGAAGCAGGACGGACCCTGTGCTTCCCTTGTGGTGGGGGCCTCACCACCAAGCATGAGGGAGCCATCTCCTTCCAAGACTGTGACACCAAAG TCCAGTGCTCCCCTGGTCACTACTACAACACCACCATCCATCGCTGTATCCGCTGTGCTATGGGCTCCTATCAGCCTGACTTCCGTCAGAACTTCTGCACCCGCTGTCCAGGAAATACAAGCACTGACTTTGATGGCTCCACCAGTGTGGCCCAGTGCAAGAGTACGTGGCAGGCCAAGCTGTggaaaaaggggcagagag ATCGCCAGTGCGGTGGGGAGCTGGGTGAGTTCACTGGCTATATCGAGTCCCCCAACTACCCAGGCAACTACCCAGCTGGCGTGGAGTGCGTCTGGAACATCAACCCCCCACCCAAGCGCAAGATCCTTATCGTGGTACCCGAGATCTTCCTGCCATCTGAGGATGAGTGTGGGGACGTCCTCGTCATGAGAAAGAACT cctccccatCCTCCATTACCACCTATGAGACCTGCCAGACCTATGAGCGCCCCATTGCTTTCACGGCCCGCTCCAGGAAGCTCTGGATCAACTTCAAGACGAGCGAGGCCAACAGTGCTCGTGGCTTCCAGATCCCCTACGTCACCTATGATG AGGACTACGAGCAGCTAGTAGAAGACATTGTTCGAGATGGCCGGCTCTATGCGTCTGAAAACCACCAGGAGATTTTAAAG GACAAGAAGCTCATCAAGGCCTTCTTCGAGGTGCTGGCCCACCCCCAGAACTACTTCAAGTATACAGAGAAACACAAGGAGATGCTGCCAAAATCCTTCATCAAGCTACTCCGCTCCAAAGTTTCCAGCTTCCTGAGGCCCTACAAATAG
- the SCUBE3 gene encoding signal peptide, CUB and EGF-like domain-containing protein 3 isoform X9, protein MGSGRVPGLCLLVLLVHARAAQHSKAAQDVDECVEGTDNCHIDAICQNTPRSYKCICKSGYTGDGKHCKDVDECEREDNAGCVHDCVNIPGNYRCTCYDGFHLAHDGHNCLDVDECAEGNGGCQQSCVNMMGSYECHCREGFFLSDNQHTCIQRPEEGMNCMNKNHGCAHICRETPKGGIACECRPGFELTKNQRDCKLTCNYGNGGCQHTCDDTEQGPRCGCHVKFVLHTDGKTCIGERRLEQHIPPQAVSNETCAVNNGGCDSKCHDAATGVHCSCPVGFMLQPDRKTCKDIDECRLNNGGCDHICRNTVGSFECSCKKGYKLLINERNCQDIDECSFDRTCDHICVNTPGSFQCLCHHGYLLYGVTHCGDVDECSINRGGCRFGCINTPGSYQCTCPAGQGRLHWNGKDCTEPVKCQSSPGASKAMLSCNRSGKKDTCALTCPSRARFLPESENGFTVSCGTPSPRATPARAGHTGNSTNSNHCHEAAVLSVKQRASFKIKDAKCRLHLRNKGKTEEASRIPGPGGAPCSDCQITFIHLKCDSSRKGKGRRARTPPGKEVTRLTLELEAEVRAEETTAGCGLPCLRQRMERRLKGSLKMLRKSINQDRFLLRLAGLDYELAHKPGPGAGERAEPAEACRPGQHRAGAKCAARRERITTARRSSVCHAQRAPSRREKGSSPATFALGVMPTGLSEPPTSPRVQVSALLANTPLMGSSPASHVHAARTNLKQDGPCASLVVGASPPSMREPSPSKTVTPKSSAPLVTTTTPPSIAVSAVLWAPISLTSVRTSAPAVQEIQALTLMAPPVWPSARVRGRPSCGKRGREIASAVGSWVSSLAISSPPTTQATTQLAWSASGTSTPHPSARSLSWYPRSSCHLRMSVGTSSS, encoded by the exons ATGGGCTCGGGGCGCGTGCCCGGGCTCTGCCTGCTCGTCCTGCTGGTCCACGCCCGCGCCGCCCAGCACAGCAAAGCCGCGCAAG ATGTGGACGAATGTGTGGAGGGAACCGACAACTGCCACATTGATGCTATCTGCCAGAACACCCCACGGTCGTACAAGTGCATCTGCAAGTCTGGCTACACAGGGGATGGTAAACACTGCAAAG ATGTGGATGAGTGTGAACGAGAAGATAATGCAGGTTGTGTGCATGACTGTGTCAACATCCCTGGAAATTACCGATGCACCTGCTATGATGGATTCCACCTGGCACATGATGGACACAACTGTCTgg ATGTGGACGAGTGTGCCGAGGGCAATGGTGGCTGTCAGCAGAGCTGTGTCAACATGATGGGCAGCTATGAGTGCCACTGCCGGGAGGGCTTCTTCCTCAGCGACAACCAGCACACCTGCATCCAGCGGCCAGAAG aAGGAATGAATTGCATGAACAAGAACCATGGCTGTGCTCACATTTGCCGGGAGACACCCAAAGGTGGTATTGCCTGTGAATGCCGCCCTGGCTTCGAACTCACCAAGAACCAACGGGACTGTAAAT TGACATGCAACTATGGTAATGGTGGCTGCCAGCACACGTGCGATGACACAGAGCAGGGTCCCCGGTGCGGCTGCCATGTCAAGTTTGTGCTCCATACCGACGGGAAGACATGCATCG GGGAAAGGCGGCTAGAGCAGCACATCCCCCCTCAGGCCGTTTCTAATG AGACCTGTGCTGTCAACAATGGGGGCTGTGACAGTAAGTGCCACGATGCAGCGACGGGTGTCCACTGCAGCTGCCCTGTGGGCTTCATGCTGCAGCCAGACAGGAAGACGTGCAAAG ACATAGATGAGTGCCGCTTGAACAATGGGGGCTGTGACCACATTTGCCGCAACACAGTGGGCAGCTTTGAATGCAGCTGCAAGAAGGGCTATAAGCTTCTCATCAATGAGAGGAACTGCCAGG ATATAGACGAGTGTTCCTTTGATCGAACCTGTGACCACATATGTGTCAACACACCAGGAAGTTTCCAGTGCCTCTGCCATCATGGCTACCTGCTATATGGTGTCACCCACTGTGGGG atGTGGATGAGTGCAGCATCAACCGGGGAGGCTGCCGCTTTGGCTGCATCAACACTCCAGGCAGCTACCAGTGTACCTGCCCCGCAGGCCAGGGCCGGCTGCACTGGAATGGCAAAGATTGCACAG AGCCGGTCAAATGTCAGAGCAGTCCTGGTGCCTCGAAAGCCATGCTCAGCTGCAACCGGTCTGGCAAGAAGGACACCTGTGCCCTGacctgcccctcccgggcccgGTTTTTGCCAG AGTCTGAGAATGGCTTCACGGTGAGCTGtggcacccccagccccagggccactCCAGCCCGAGCTGGCCACACCGGGAACAGCACAAACTCCAACCACTGCCATG AGGCTGCAGTGCTGTCGGTTAAACAGCGGGCCTCCTTCAAGATCAAGGACGCCAAATGCCGTTTGCACctgagaaacaaaggcaaaacgGAGGAGGCCAGCAGAATCCCGGGACCAG GTGGTGCCCCCTGCTCTGACTGCCAGATCACCTTTATCCACCTCAAGTGTGACTCCTCTCGGAAGGGCAAGGGCCGGCGGGCCCGGACCCCTCCAGGCAAGGAAGTCACTCGGCTCACCCTGGAACTGGAGGCAGAGGTCAGAGCCGAAGAAACCACAG CTGGCTGTGGACTGCCTTGCCTCCGACAGCGAATGGAACGGCGGCTGAAAGGGTCCCTGAAGATGCTCAGAAAGTCCATCAACCAGGACCGCTTCCTGCTGCGCCTGGCAGGCCTTGATTATGAACTGGCCCACAAGCCGGGCCCAGGAGCTGGGGAGCGAGCTGAGCCAGCAGAGGCCTGTAGGCCTGGGCAGCACCGTGCTGGGGCTAAGTGTG CTGCCCGCAGGGAACGTATTACCACGGCCAGACGGAGCAGTGTGTGCCATGCCCAGCGGGCACCTTccaggagagagaagggcagcTCTCCTGCGACCTTTGCCCTGGGAGTGATGCCCACGGGCCTCTCGGAGCCACCAACGTCACCACGTGTGCAG GTCAGTGCTCTCCTGGCCAATACTCcattgatgggttcaagccctgccagCCATGTCCACGCGGCACGTACCAACCTGAAGCAGGACGGACCCTGTGCTTCCCTTGTGGTGGGGGCCTCACCACCAAGCATGAGGGAGCCATCTCCTTCCAAGACTGTGACACCAAAG TCCAGTGCTCCCCTGGTCACTACTACAACACCACCATCCATCGCTGTATCCGCTGTGCTATGGGCTCCTATCAGCCTGACTTCCGTCAGAACTTCTGCACCCGCTGTCCAGGAAATACAAGCACTGACTTTGATGGCTCCACCAGTGTGGCCCAGTGCAAGAGTACGTGGCAGGCCAAGCTGTggaaaaaggggcagagag ATCGCCAGTGCGGTGGGGAGCTGGGTGAGTTCACTGGCTATATCGAGTCCCCCAACTACCCAGGCAACTACCCAGCTGGCGTGGAGTGCGTCTGGAACATCAACCCCCCACCCAAGCGCAAGATCCTTATCGTGGTACCCGAGATCTTCCTGCCATCTGAGGATGAGTGTGGGGACGTCCTCGTCATGA